One window of the Leishmania mexicana MHOM/GT/2001/U1103 complete genome, chromosome 11 genome contains the following:
- a CDS encoding putative ATP-binding cassette protein subfamily A, member 4, with amino-acid sequence MSTRETVLLDGADNSQGNCAVQQPQEDTFLRLLNNGGAQSGLTSDAQRNPRGDEVELKDLNEVDRSGVGVGDDPHIGGFSRSSGNALDDSKDRYDVYTPAGEGERRSETSTLLRSDCSSFCFQLGVTVKRMLILQSRNPLSWACELITPIFFLVGSIIVWAVIKKAFVPASDYFSVAGLSTTDRVMMRAASMMCYNATLSGGAPIGNLLECREFLKQPLFLPYLLCAENNLAGPPVGLCVLQSYAFSSYATMRRYVTHNTTRVPSLDEMIALQWAWRLLYHWSGVSVDRFQTVDSAMLSSGTLYFAPQSSETDGLVESFRRTSVFFPYVYGGTFATVAEAEARVQNRTWRDPPIWGIVEVSNLTADNFNVAIRLNSTALPRTKWILARYYVGGVAMQGPAMYILSGFTTLQQAVYNFFLGDVVRTASTPQMVVLMLPAPTRGYEDDPFVAYGGRFVPLILVLGFLYPVSQLTKRIVLEKELRLREAMLIMGLSEVVMYTAWFLIYVVQYAAVSLIMAILLRAAYLAKSNFGIVFFLLFVFSLSIITLSGLMAVFFNRARLSAILAPLIYFALAAPLFTVQNLQGPALIGLSFLSPSGLAVGVTILFSHELSGGMAGSDLTYFRDSPKMLTVMIILFVDFLIYLALMLYLDAVMPKQWGTRKHPLFFIEPVRWCCGSRARALDGGADGRAEDGVFEEIAEGGADYAVCINGLRKEYSRGGKTFVAVNNLYWGMHEGEISVLLGHNGAGKTTLLNMMTGMVEPDAGDCYVYGYSVRNELERVRQQIGYCPQHNILWPNMTCYEHLWYYAALKGLRGAAQEEAISRMLAGVGLQDKRDYCSKMLSGGQKRKLSVAVAFVGGSRLVFLDEPTAGMDVGARRHTWTLLRAMAKYHTILLTTHFMDEADLLGDSVAIMSQGRLQCAGSNMFLKARLGVGYVLTLSVVAHVDRMTIAGMVREHVPSATRLGSGAGEMAFRLPMKTKAAFPTLLAEIESRGSQLGVNAYSVSATTLEEIFIQIAQQEEAKEEMERKRERLTAPFAGETRVCDSASVGPFESHMSALGDIGTVDAGYQGPPRPSDVWNVGLIANELSVLHSQLLGDSVAIMSQGRLQCAGSNMFLKARLGVGYVLTLSVVAHVDRMTIAGMVREHVPSATRLGSGAGEMAFRLPMKTKAAFPTLLAEIESRGSQLGVNAYSVSATTLEEIFIQIAQQEEAKEEMERKRERLTAPFAGETRVCDSASVGPFESHMSALGDIGTVDAGYQGPPRPSDVWNVGLIANELSVLHSQFKAMLWKRLWNALRDRRTQFFQIVCPMLCVLLAMLLMLIKLFRYPAITLSSDLYGTTVEIDVAGCGSGMNLSIPFSSKAVTVQPPSATSTATLSSYMLETYNTHVAERYTGMVCFEAVKFPMTFRTFNRSVSSVIYNTSGLHSNVIGLYNLYNGYYMAHRGNNASVMTTVVQAIPKTKTEVEVQDSIYALIISIVIMIPFTFIPSTFVSWIVKERECKARHLQNVSGLYFSVYWITNFLFDICCYVVTMLLILIVFAIFSRDEYIGERAVGATIVLFLLYGLSGVAMAYAVSFLFKEHSTAQNVVMLANFITGFLLVICVSMLSVFESTKKVAKVLPWIFRIVPSFCVGEGIGNLAALKLEEPFGTTKTPWSMSVVGWPCVYMAVGLPLYVFVTLFLDHPGRRQRTQRLFYNSNAEPEVVQNEDEDVAAERRSVLESEARQRDLVRVENLSKVYSNGKVAVRNITFGVRPGEVFGFLGTSGSGKTTTISILCQEIHPTAGRASICGNDIVMESREALRCIGYCPQFDACLDLLTVEEHLELYAGVRAISYNCRKRVVEGLLALCELTNYKHTLAHALSGVNRRKLSVAISLIGGPRVVFLDEPSAGMDPVARRGMWTAIEAVADNSTVVLTTQDVEEVEALAHRVAIMVDGTLRCIGDKTHLKNKFGTGFEVNVRIRSDEEEVKEDIRSFFRENFPGSSLREYRAHRLTFELPAGTKLSRTLGLMEEHVLAVGATGYSVSQTSIEQVFMQISEEAERQREAEEVEQLSRATKGCCTCCC; translated from the exons ATGAGTACTCGTgagacggtgctgctcgatgGCGCGGACAACTCGCAGGGCAACtgtgcggtgcagcagccccAGGAGGACACGTTTCTGAGGCTGCTCAATAATGGAGGGGCCCAGAGCGGATTGACCAgcgatgcgcagcgcaacCCGAGAGGCGATGAGGTCGAACTGAAGGACCTGAACGAGGTCGACAGGAGCGGCGTCGGTGTCGGAGATGATCCGCACATAGGCGGTTTCTCACGAAGCTCCGGCAATGCCCTTGATGACAGCAAAGACAGGTACGATGTCTACACGCCCGCTGGCGAGGGGGAGCGCCGCTCGGAAACGTCCACCTTACTGCGAAGtgactgcagcagcttctgctTTCAGCTTGGTGTAACGGTGAAACGGATGCTCATCCTGCAGTCCCGCAACCCCTTGTCGTGGGCGTGCGAGCTCATCACGCCGATTTTCTTTCTTGTCGGCTCCATCATCGTGTGGGCCGTCATCAAGAAGGCCTTCGTCCCTGCCTCTGACTACTTCAGCGTGGCGGGATTGTCGACGACGGATAGGGTGATGATGCGGGCGGCGAGCATGATGTGCTACAACGCGACGCTCTCCGGCGGTGCCCCGATCGGGAACTTACTAGAGTGTCGCGAGTTCCTTAAGCAGCCTTTATTTCTGCCGTACCTGTTGTGCGCTGAGAACAACCTCGCCGGCCCCCCGGTTGGCCTCTGCGTTCTCCAGAGTTATGCTTTCAGCTCGTATGCAACGATGCGCCGCTACGTGACACATAACACGACCCGTGTGCCGTCCCTGGACGAGATGATCGCGCTGCAGTGGGCATGGCGCCTCCTGTACCACTGGAGTGGTGTCTCGGTGGACCGTTTCCAGACGGTGGACTCCGCCATGCTATCCTCCGGCACCCTCTACTTTGCGCCGCAGTCCTCTGAGACGGATGGGCTCGTCGAGTCCTTCCGCAGGACCTCCGTTTTTTTCCCGTACGTCTACGGTGGCACCTTCGCGAcagtggcggaggcggaggcgagggtGCAGAACCGCACCTGGCGCGACCCGCCCATCTGGGGCATCGTTGAAGTGAGCAACTTGACGGCGGACAACTTCAACGTGGCCATTCGCCTGAACtccacggcgctgccacgAACGAAATGGATATTGGCACGCTACTACGTTGGTGGCGTGGCGATGCAGGGGCCGGCCATGTACATCCTCTCCGGCTTCAcaacgctgcagcaggcggtgtACAACTTCTTCCTGGGAGATGTGGTCCGTACGGCAAGCACGCCGCAAATGGTGGTGCTGATGCTTCCCGCGCCGACACGCGGCTACGAGGATGATCCGTTTGTCGCTTACGGCGGGCGGTTTGTGCCCCTTATCCTCGTGCTCGGCTTCCTGTACCCGGTGTCGCAGCTGACAAAGCGTAttgtgctggagaaggagctgcgctTGCGGGAGGCGATGCTGATCATGGGGCTGTCTGAGGTGGTCATGTACACGGCGTGGTTCTTGATCTACGTGGTGCAGTACGCGGCCGTCTCGCTCATCATGGCGATTCTGCTGCGGGCAGCGTACTTGGCGAAGTCGAACTTCGGCATTGTCTTTTTCCTGCTCTTCGTTTTCTCACTTTCCATCATCACGTTGTCGGGGCTCATGGCGGTGTTCTTCAACAGGGCGCGCCTGTCGGCGATCCTGGCGCCGCTGATTTACTTCGCCTTGGCGGCCCCGCTCTTTACGGTGCAGAACTTGCAGGGCCCCGCGCTGATTggcctctcttttctctcgcCATCCGGCCTCGCTGTCGGCGTTACGATCCTCTTCTCGCACGAGCTGAGCGGCGGCATGGCGGGCTCCGACTTGACCTACTTCCGCGACTCGCCGAAAATGCTTACGGTGATGATCATCTTGTTTGTGGACTTCCTCATCTACTTGGCGCTGATGCTGTACCTGGACGCGGTCATGCCGAAGCAGTGGGGTACGCGCAAGCACCCGCTCTTCTTCATCGAgccggtgcggtggtgctgcgggtcgagggcgcgcgcgctggaTGGCGGTGCCGACGGGCGCGCCGAGGATGGTGTGTTCGAGGAGATTgcagaaggcggcgccgacTACGCGGTTTGCATCAACGGGCTGCGCAAGGAGTACTCGCGCGGCGGAAAGACGTTCGTTGCGGTGAACAACCTGTACTGGGGGATGCACGAGGGCGAGATCtctgtgctgctggggcacaacggcgccggcaagACGACGTTGCTGAACATGATGACGGGGATGGTGGAGCCGGACGCGGGCGACTGCTACGTCTACGGCTACTCTGTCCGAAACGAGCTAGagagggtgcggcagcagatCGGGTACTGCCCGCAGCACAACATCCTGTGGCCGAACATGACGTGCTACGAGCACCTTTGGTACTACGCTGCGTTGAAGGGCTTGCGGGGTGCTGcccaggaggaggcgatctCGCGCATGCTCGCCGGCGTCGGCCTGCAGGATAAGCGCGATTACTGCTCAAAGATGCTGTCGGGTGGGCAGAAGCGGAAGCTGTCGGTTGCGGTTGCGTTTGTTGGCGGCAGCCGTCTTGTGTTCCTCGACGAGCCGACTGCCGGGATGGATGTTGGCGCGCGGCGACACACGTGGACCCTGCTGCGTGCCATGGCCAAGTACCACACCATCCTTCTGACCACGCACTTCATGGACGAGGCGGATCTGCTGGGCGATTCCGTTGCCATCATGAGCCAGGGCCGCCTGCAGTGCGCGGGCAGCAACATGTTCCTGAAGGCCAGGCTCGGGGTTGGCTACGTGCTCACCCTCTCCGTCGTTGCCCATGTTGATCGGATGACCATTGCCGGCATGGTGAGGGAGCACGTGCCGTCAGCGACGCGGCTCGGGTCCGGCGCGGGGGAGATGGCCTTCCGGCTTCCCATGAAGACCAAGGCAGCGTTCCCCACCCTGCTCGCCGAGATCGAGAGCCGCGGCTCGCAGCTTGGCGTCAACGCCTACAGTGTCTCTGCCacgacgctggaggagattTTCATTCAAAttgcgcagcaggaggaggccaaggaggagatggagcggAAGCGGGAGCGTTTGACGGCGCCGTTCGCCGGGGAGACACGGGTGTGTGACTCGGCGTCTGTGGGCCCCTTTGAAAGCCACATGAGCGCGCTGGGCGACATCGGCACTGTGGATGCTGGCTACCAGGGACCACCGCGGCCGTCGGATGTGTGGAATGTCGGCCTCATTGCGAATGAGCTCAGTGTCCTGCACAGCCAGTT GCTGGGCGATTCCGTTGCCATCATGAGCCAGGGCCGCCTGCAGTGCGCGGGCAGCAACATGTTCCTGAAGGCCAGGCTCGGGGTTGGCTACGTGCTCACCCTCTCCGTCGTTGCCCATGTTGATCGGATGACCATTGCCGGCATGGTGAGGGAGCACGTGCCGTCAGCGACGCGGCTCGGGTCCGGCGCGGGGGAGATGGCCTTCCGGCTTCCCATGAAGACCAAGGCAGCGTTCCCCACCCTGCTCGCCGAGATCGAGAGCCGCGGCTCGCAGCTTGGCGTCAACGCCTACAGTGTCTCTGCCacgacgctggaggagattTTCATTCAAAttgcgcagcaggaggaggccaaggaggagatggagcggAAGCGGGAGCGTTTGACGGCGCCGTTCGCCGGGGAGACACGGGTGTGTGACTCGGCGTCTGTGGGCCCCTTTGAAAGCCACATGAGCGCGCTGGGCGACATCGGCACTGTGGATGCTGGCTACCAGGGACCACCGCGGCCGTCGGATGTGTGGAATGTCGGCCTCATTGCGAATGAGCTCAGTGTCCTGCACAGCCAGTTCAAGGCAATGCTGTGGAAGCGGCTCTGGAACGCCTTGCGCGACCGCCGGACGCAATTCTTCCAGATTGTGTGCCCGATGCTCTGTGTGCTGCTCGCAATGCTGCTCATGCTCATCAAGTTATTCCGGTACCCAGCCATCACGCTCTCCAGCGACCTATACGGCACAACGGTCGAGATCGACGTGGCTGGATGCGGGTCGGGGATGAACTTGAGCATACCGTTCTCGTCGAAAGCCGTTACGGTGCAGCCGCCATCCGCGACGTCCACGGCGACGCTTTCCTCCTACATGCTGGAAACGTACAACACTCACGTCGCGGAGCGGTACACCGGCATGGTGTGCTTCGAAGCGGTGAAGTTTCCGATGACGTTCAGGACGTTTAATAGGTCAGTGTCGTCCGTGATCTACAACACCTCGGGCCTGCACTCCAACGTGATTGGGCTCTACAATCTCTACAACGGCTACTACATGGCGCACCGCGGCAATAACGCCAGTGTGATGACCACCGTCGTCCAAGCGATTCCCAAGACGAAGACCGAGGTCGAAGTCCAGGACTCCATCTACGCCCTTATCATCTCCATCGTCATCATGATCCCGTTCACGTTCATTCCGTCCACGTTCGTGTCGTGGATTGTCAAGGAGCGGGAGTGCAAGGCGCGACATCTGCAGAACGTGTCGGGGCTCTACTTCTCCGTCTACTGGATCACAAACTTCTTGTTTGACATCTGCTGCTACGTGGTCACGATGCTCCTCATCCTCATCGTCTTCGCTATCTTCAGCCGCGATGAGTACATTGGCGAGAGGGCTGTCGGTGCCACCATCGTGCTGTTCCTCCTCTACGGCCTCTCCGGCGTGGCCATGGCGTACGCTGTGAGCTTCCTGTTCAAGGAGCACTCCACAGCTCAGAACGTCGTCATGCTCGCCAACTTTATCACCGGCTTCCTGCTGGTTATCTGCGTCTCGATGCTGTCTGTGTTCGAGTCGACAAAGAAGGTGGCTAAAGTCCTACCGTGGATCTTCCGCATTGTGCCGAGCTTCTGCGTCGGCGAAGGCATCGGCAACCTCGCGGCACTGAAGTTAGAGGAGCCGTTCGGTACAACAAAGACACCGTGGTCCATGTCCGTGGTAGGCTGGCCGTGCGTGTACATGGCGGTCGGGTTGCCTTTGTACGTCTTTGTCACCCTCTTCTTAGATCACCCcggacggcggcagcggacgcAGCGGCTCTTCTACAACTCCAACGCGGAGCCGGAGGTTGTCCAGAACGAAGACGAGGACGTCGCGGCCGAGCGCAGAAGCGTGCTCGAGAGTGAGGCGCGGCAGAGAGACCTCGTACGCGTCGAGAACCTGAGCAAGGTGTACTCAAATGGcaaggtggcggtgcgcaaCATCACCTTCGGCGTCCGCCCCGGCGAGGTCTTCGGCTTCCTCGGCACGAGCGGCTCTGGTAAGACGACGACGATTTCGATACTTTGCCAGGAGATTCACCCGACAGCTGGCCGCGCGTCCATCTGCGGCAACGACATCGTGATGGAGAGCCGAGAAGCGCTGCGGTGCATCGGGTACTGCCCGCAGTTCGACGCATGCCTGGACCTGCTGACGGTGGAAGAGCACCTGGAGCTGTACGCGGGCGTGCGGGCCATCTCGTACAACTGTCGCAAGCGCGTGGTGGAGGGGCTACTGGCCTTGTGCGAGCTGACGAACTACAAGCATACCCTGGCGCACGCGCTTTCCGGTGTGAACCGGCGCAAGCTGTCTGTGGCCATATCCCTCATTGGAGGGCCGCGCGTGGTCTTCCTGGACGAGCCGTCTGCCGGCATGGACCctgtggcgcggcgcgggaTGTGGACCGCAATTGAGGCCGTTGCCGACAACAGCACCGTTGTGCTGACGACACaagacgtggaggaggtggaggcgcttgCGCATCGCGTGGCGATCATGGTGGACGGCACCCTGCGCTGCATCGGCGACAAGACTCACCTGAAGAACAAGTTCGGCACCGGCTTTGAGGTGAATGTGCGCATCCGTTCtgatgaggaggaggtgaaagAGGATATCCGAAGCTTCTTCAGAGAGAACTTCCCGGGATCCTCGCTGCGCGAGTACcgtgcgcaccgcctcaCCTTCGAGCTGCCCGCTGGCACGAAGCTGTCGAGGACATTGGGGCTTATGGAGGAGCACGTGTTGGCGGTGGGGGCGACGGGCTACAGCGTGTCGCAGACGTCGATCGAGCAGGTCTTCATGCAGATCagcgaggaggcagagcggcagcgcgaggctgaggaggtgGAACAGCTTTCCCGGGCGACGAAgggctgctgcacgtgctgctgctaG